The Cryptomeria japonica unplaced genomic scaffold, Sugi_1.0 HiC_scaffold_44, whole genome shotgun sequence region TGATTAGGTGACCACTTAAGGgcatgtttggcccaccatgaacCTGCACATACCCAACTACCTTTGGTCAATCCAGAGTTTTGACCACAAAACAATGATAGTGATAACATGATGTATTATACTATCCTGTAACATTGTGTCACTAACACGATGTATTATGTATTACTGCAACTACACTTTTTCTGAGCCAGGCCAGTTTGTCCAATGCCTTCACCACTTTATGACCCATGTCTTCTTTGTCTAATTCCAACACCAAGAAAAATCCCAATTGTCTTCTTTGTGGCCTTAGACTAAATGCCTTTACTAGCTACATGCTTGTACAACTTGCACACATACAATCAAATCTACTCAACTAATTGCTAGTATGATACAACACCATCTCAATGAATCTAATCTTCCTGTGGGGCACTTATCCTCCTACATCTCCACCCACTACTATAtctgttcacatcaatgacaattcAATGCCAACACTTCTAACTCATCATCGGAAATAgcaacatcatctttaacataataggatttcttattgaattttctttattttctttaaacTTTTGTGTTGCTCCTCTGTttggacatctagatgcataatgaccaatctttccacacttaaaaaatttaagaggtaacacacctttatacttgttggttcctctctttAGCTTTCTTACAAATTTTTGCTTCCATTTCATCCAGGATCTCATCACCTGAATTTTCATCCATATCTTTCGGGGTTTAAAAGGCTATCTCAGTTATTGctttgtctttgccaaacttcctcatctcgaATGTAGTCAAGGTGCCATACAATCATTCCCTGGTGAACTTGGagggatcataagtttcttcaatggaAGAAATCTTATCATTGTAACACTCTAGTAAAGTCCTCATAATATTTTCCATCATATCCTTATCATCGAAGGTGTCGCTAAGATCTTTGATGTCATTCACTACACCGTCAACATTTTGAAAATAACTTGTTATGTCTTCACCTTCTTTCATCCTTAAGTTCTCATATCTGCCTTTAGCAGTATGCATGTTAGCTAGTTTATCTCTGTAATTTCCTTCATAGCCATGTTTTTCAATCATTTCCAAAATTCATAAGCACTATCGAATGGAACAACCTTCACCAATTTAGTTTAGATAGAGCATTAAAGATAGCATACATTTCTTGTTCATTTTCTTCAGAGGCTTCAatctcactttctaggaaccaaagtCTTGATACCAATTGTGATGCAACGATGCAGGATATGGGatactcaatgatgataaaaaataaaatttataaattcttgaaacataaaatataaagtttaagaactcttgaaaccacaacataagaagaaaatattaaaaaatatttagcaGGCTTTCGAGTATGTTGACCCCttgtattttcttttattttgttgttgGCTAGATATTAATTTGCATATAGTTCTCTCCTAGTGTTGGTTTCTTTTTTGTTAAGGATTTTGAGGTCCCTTCAAGACCcattttactctaataaaaaatataggaataaaatataatttttttcactTAATTTTTGGGGTTTAGATATTTGGGATACCTCATGTCATTGGGAATGAGAATTGACAATGTCTAGTAGCTTGCCAAAAAATTGAAATGGTGAGAAAGGATGTAGAAAATGGGGAAACAATTCTTAGTGGTCAAAGAAATTGTAGAAGGTTAAATCTGAAATCCCATAGACAAGAATTGATTATGGATAATGAATTTAAAAGTAAGGAttccaaaaaataaagaaaacaattctaTTAAATTGAAAATTTGGCACAAAATATATGAAGACAAGAGAAACTCGCATCAGTTTTCATTCAATGGGTGAAAGGAAAGAATTTACTCTATATAAAACATAGTCTAAAAATTACAATACAAAGCAACCATATTTTACTAATAAGGGTTCAAGGATCAAGAGGGCTCGGGCAGTTTTGGAAAAAATAGTCTAAAGGTTCAAATTctacaaaattgaagaattaggaAGTTGAAAGAAATGACTTGGAAAAGGAAAAATAACTTAGAAAATTTTAAAACTTTATGGATAACCAGATGTAGGTACTAGTAAAATAAAGAAACACATTCAAATCTAAAGACACACATAGAATCTCGTCCAAGGCTATAAATTGACTAAATCACTCATACTTTAAATATTATTTCTCTTCcctatttcttttgaaaataaaacaatatagaattaaatatttgaaggaaaagaaattgtcaagaTTTTGCATGAGATATATTTAAGGGCAATGTTAATAAATCTTTGGCTTCTAAtggtatttttcattttatttcatttgtGTTTCCTCTTAGTACAAAGGACTATCATTCACATGTAGGGCTACCTTAAGTATATTTCCTTTTATCACAAAGTGTGTAATGGAATCATTTTATTTGACATGTACACTAGACTAAATGTCTGCTTATTTAAACATAATGTAATATTCaatgtttgttttattttataagCATACATTCAATTTGGGATTCTGTTGAGGCACATATTTATCATATAAATATGCTCAGGTCTAGAACTTAGCAAATTTGAACATATTTTATCCCTATCCGTGGCATTAAGAAATGAAGAAACTATTGTAAACGACCTACCTCTATCAAAGACAAGTTGGATGAAAGAGTCAATCTCCATCAAACTAAATCCATCTATAATATAGTtgccaaaaaaataattttttttgcatggaCTTGTAACCTTATAAACTATTCCCAAGAGGAAAATATTAAATTTACTATGTGGAACACCATTGCGATCCAATTATAAGTATAGGGATCCTCTTCCTTGAAAACGTGTTTCTCCTTTTTTTGTGACGTTCCATTGacccatatatatatatctgtgcgtgtgtgcgtgtgtgtaatTAAGCATTCAAATTTTATTctaaaatttcttaaaaaatatatcatgttaatatttataaaaataaaaattataaacataacttacgttaaaatttcttcattattttaagttaatttgaaatttaaaatataaatatcacTTTTAGCTTGTGAAGTTGGCAATTCCTTCATAAATGCATCTAGCGTAGATCTTTACTTTTACATGGACAAAGGAGGTtgatttaccaaaaatatgaaattttaaattcaaattggaaAGAGACAAGTTTACAATTATATACTTGCCTTGATATAGAATATAAGTTAGATCTAGGTAGAAAGAACCGAAATGGAGGTATATGTTTAGAGAAGTGAgataacaatgtaggtaaaatgaaTTTAGTGGCGTGTCTAttgttaatatattatttaatgctAAGTTTATATAGATATTTGTGTTTACAAATAGGTCATGAGGCTAGTAAAATAAGCCCAAATTCACACACTATTGTGTCATTTGCGATTGGGTATTTGTATTAataaattttttcaaaataggcATAAAACTAAATGACAAATGGCATGGGTATGCAGAATTTGTGATCATACTATTGTACAATTCATTTTAGTTATGTTATGCACAAACATTTTGGCCAAGAAGTGATATTGTAATAATTTTATCCTTTTCACATGTTcatttcttaaatttatttaacatgattttcttaaaaaatataCATCTCACCATAATGTATAATTaaaccaacaaaacaaaaaaagaagtacTATATAGTGTAAAAAATAAATACCAAATTAAACACTtccacatttacatcatcatataaCAATAAATTATAAGAAAAATTATGTATTCCTTTATTTATAAAACCTTGGAACATGTATTTTTGTTATAATATCAATTCAATTAAAAAAGAAAGTGCACTTTTGTATGAAAGTTAATCAAAGCTCAAATTAAATTTATTCTTGTAAATTTCATAACAATGTGCTATCTTGGAAAATATTTATGTTGATAGGAAATAAGAGGTAAAATTGAATTAtttacaatttcacactttatCAAAAACATTACCATGTTTGGTATTATTTAGTTCTATGATAAATGAATGTGAGCACAACAAGCGTGCCAATTATTTCAGCATGGTCTTCTCATAGTTTTAAGAGATTGTGCGTTCTTGAAGGATATGAATTCCCATATACCTGCACATATTGCATGATCAAAATGTATTGTTAATGTTATATTTTGTGAGAATCGaaaaagaaataatgcaataaaatttttaataaaaataaataccttCCAAGCATCATGGTTGTGGCTTGTGGGTTGGTACCAGGGGAATCCTTATAAATTGAGCCATCCACAACTCTGAGATTATCAACACCTTTCACCAGATATCTTTCATTAACCACTAAACCAGCTTGACAACCTCCATGATAATGGTTAAATGTCCCTAGTGCCTCTTTGCAAAGCTTCGCCAAGGCATCATCATTTGATTGATTCTTTGGTAATGCTCTTCCAAGGAATTGGAGTGTTTTGGAATTTCCACTATCAGTAAATGCAAACTCTTGGATAGAAGATGACATACTCAGATTAACCATTACTTTTATACCTTTCACACATCTTTGTAGATCAAGAGAGTGTGAATAGTAGTTGTAACGAACATAGGGGTTATCTCGAGGGTCTACGCTTTTAAGCCAAAGATCACCCCTTGATAAGGGAAATGCCAACTTAATATCAAGAACACCTAAATATTGTGTATTTGTACCATTATTCCGTTGGACAAGGCTACCACTTTCGATGTAATTTTGTGAATTGTCTAAAATGCCCGCTAATTGTGAATAAGAATCTTCAAGTGGTTTTGAGGATACTATAGTAAAGGCTGCACTAGGATTATCTTGAACTTGTTTACCTACAAAAGGTGAATCTAAAAGAGCAGGAATATTCATTTCTTTGAGTTGTCTTTTTGGACCAATTCCGCTTAAGAGGAGAAGTTGAGTGCTACCTATGCTTCCTGCTGACAAAATCACCTCACTATTGATTGACAATTGGTTAAGTGAAATTTGATAAATGAGACCATCATTATTGCTTCTGAACTCCACTCCGCTAGCCTTTGGCTTTCCTGCAATATAGATTGTTGATAATATTACATGCATACACATAGATAGATATATGAAATATATTTCTGAATATTTTGTAAAAGAATAAAAGGAATACTCATCAAAGTAAAGTAGGGTAGGGGAATTCTGAAAGCAAAATATGAATTGGTACCTGATCCGAAACTGAAGAGTATTCTGCTGGCAGTAGCATTGAGAAGAACTACAATATTTTCTGGATTTGCATACTGGAGTAGATCTGCGGCTGTATGTCTCTTTCCATTCTCGTCAAAGATTGAGCCACTGATCTTGGTGCCAACCAAATGATCGAAAGTGTGGCCGTTGTAAGGAAGAACTCCAGCTTGAAGAAGCCCATCCTTGGTAGCAGAATTCCAAGTAGAAAGCTTGTATTGTTGGAAGGCATTCAACCGTTCTACCCATTCATATGACTCATATACAAGTTTCTCATCCCACTTTATTTTCCGAATATATTCAGTGCTCGCCCTGCTGTAGACTCCACCGTTGATGGCTGATCCGCCTCCTAAAACTCTCGCCCGTACCAACTGCACTCCATCTTCTGAGACAAACCCCTGCGCTACGTTGGGATTAGTTGTGGGAGACCCTCTGAAATCCTCCACATCGGGAATTCCGTAAGGAGAGTCTCCCCTCTCCAATACTAAAACAGAGTAGTGCTGTGAGAGAGTTGCTGCCAGGGGACATCCCGCTGTACCTCCTCCAACCACAATGTAATCATATGATCTTGAAGCTGCCTTTTGAGCATCTGCTGTCATAAACGAATATGGGTACTCTGCAGTTGCACACAGAATCGTCAATGTCAAAAACAATCCTATGCTAAGAAACAACTATATTGATTCCAAACAGAAGTTTTTACCCACCCGGATTAGATGTTGCTGCTTCTGAACAGAATTGATGTGTAAACATCAGCAGGCATGAAATCAGAAGAAATAATTTCTCCATACTGAATGTGATTAACCAGTCTAATTCTTCTTCGAATGAATGTTTTGTGATGTATTTGCAATCGTTGCACCTATTTATAGATATTGTCTTTGAAATAGAATAAGAACAGTTCACGCGTATCTATCCATATGGATAGTATCGAGAATTTACTATGCATATTTATCCAAATTTTATATTGTCCTTGGTGGTTTTGTCAAACAAATCCCGTGATTGAAAAGTTCaaattagaaaatgaaataaattttgtcaaccaattattgttgaattatcATCCCTCCACTGTCTTCGGtttaattaaaacaataaaataatggaCCATCTTGCAAAAGAGTCTTTTACCAAGTCCAGTCAAGGGCAAGTGGAAATGTAACATGTCTGTCTTGCAGCCTTGACGGTTTCATTCGTAATTTTATACATATTAACATATGGTCAACGTCTATCTACGTTTATACATATTAACATACGGTCAGCCAGACTTGTTGCAACACATATTGAATGCTCCAATCGTGCAAGATTCTCTTTCTACAAGAATTGATAATGCAAAGAGTCACCCTCAATTAAGATGTTTGAAATTTGAAAGGATTTAGTCAACAAGAGACCTTGGAGAAGGGCATGTGCTTCTGCCATATTATTATAACCATCCAGGAATGGAAGTACTGAAGCTACAAGAATATTTCCTTTATGATCCCTAATTACACACCCACCACCTGCTTTGCGTGCATTGTGTTTGGTTGCCCCATTAAAGTTTAACTTTAACTTCCCTTTCAGAGGACGAATCCAATTGATTTTTAATCTATCTATTGTTCTTTTGGGGGGTTGGAAAGAGCTTCCCGTAAAAGGGAGATTAATGTGTTCCTAGGATTGAAGGATTTTTTAATCCCAATCTGAAAACGAagagttgattgatttggattttgcTACATATGCATTTACTACTTTTGAAATAGAAGTTTCAATTTTCTACAAGACCAGAGATAAGCTTGAAGGTTGCTATCTAAAGATCCTCTTGTTTCTTTCCCACTAGGTGATCATAGGAGGGATGAATTTCCAGATGCAAGAAAAAAATGATTGATGATAGAGTGAAGGCCAATTTGTGAATATATCCCAGAGATTCTCTGATAAGGGATAAATCCAATTCGTTTTATTAATGATGTGAGCCCAACAGGACTGTGCAAAGGAACATTGTAATAGAAGGTGATCCACATCCTCTTGAGCCTATCCACAAAGAACACACCAAAAAGGATCAACAATCCCAAGTTTGATTAATTTGTCTTTTGTTAGAATCCTCCAAGCAAAGCATCCATCTTTAGGAAGGTCAACTTCAATCCAGCAGAATGAAAATGACCTTTGAGGTTGTGCTTGCTGCTCTTGACTGATAAGGGAGTTGTAACCTATTTTTACAGCTTCAACTCAATCTCAATACTTGGAGAATATGAGTTACGATTTGCAATTCCAAAATGCTCCAAAAGATTGATGGcatatataatttgaattgtaaagatgctaaaatcaaattatcaaaactcaACTCTGAGGAAATaatgtaggaggcctaattggctgGCAAACTAGATGTTCACACCTAATAACTTACAAAAATTGAGGCTACACCATATATAATTTTTCATCCAAGTTCTCATTCAAGAAGACAGTTTTCACATCAATTTGATACATATTCTAACTAGATTGAATAGTTATAGATGAGAATATTTTTTGGGACCTGTAATGTCCACACATAGGACAATTATGCGAGTTAATTTAACTTattgataatttataattaaaatataatcctATTGTTGCTATATAAATAGTTATAAGGTGAGGTTGTCCGTATAACTGCGAGTGGTATCTTATCTTGTGAATGTTATAGATGGATTTTTTTTGATtgagataaacgggttttacagggacccgaaacccaaagttAAAGAGCACAACAAACATAAGAAGTCGCTAACTAGTCTGTAACCAATGACATAACAACCACGGAAACAGTGGCCAAACCTACacagcaaaaaaaaaaatagaacaagaAAAAACTTAAAGTTACTCACTCGACCAGAGATTACTTCATCTTCGAATTCTTTTGAGTCACCCTCTTATTGATGTCCTCGAGCTCATCCATGATGAACCTGGAGGTATTATTCTCCTGGTTCCTACTTCTAGTCCTTGTATAGGGACCTGTGTTGGTTTGAAGTCTCGTACCCGACAAGTTTGGTTCCTGGATTCTCTTCTTCTGTTTGATGTCAGAGGATGGAATGCTTGTGTTGGACTAAGCTCTTTGATCCGCTATCATCGCATTTACCTTTTTAAGACCCCGAGCACTGTTATTCATGGCTTCCCTACTGATATCCACCAGGTTCTTCAGATTACCCTTAATTTCTTATAAGCTAATCTCCAACTGACCAATCCTTGATTCCTGATTTGTTTTCATGGTCTTTACATCTTCTGTGAGTTCTTG contains the following coding sequences:
- the LOC131033937 gene encoding protein HOTHEAD-like; the protein is MEKLFLLISCLLMFTHQFCSEAATSNPEYPYSFMTADAQKAASRSYDYIVVGGGTAGCPLAATLSQHYSVLVLERGDSPYGIPDVEDFRGSPTTNPNVAQGFVSEDGVQLVRARVLGGGSAINGGVYSRASTEYIRKIKWDEKLVYESYEWVERLNAFQQYKLSTWNSATKDGLLQAGVLPYNGHTFDHLVGTKISGSIFDENGKRHTAADLLQYANPENIVVLLNATASRILFSFGSGKPKASGVEFRSNNDGLIYQISLNQLSINSEVILSAGSIGSTQLLLLSGIGPKRQLKEMNIPALLDSPFVGKQVQDNPSAAFTIVSSKPLEDSYSQLAGILDNSQNYIESGSLVQRNNGTNTQYLGVLDIKLAFPLSRGDLWLKSVDPRDNPYVRYNYYSHSLDLQRCVKGIKVMVNLSMSSSIQEFAFTDSGNSKTLQFLGRALPKNQSNDDALAKLCKEALGTFNHYHGGCQAGLVVNERYLVKGVDNLRVVDGSIYKDSPGTNPQATTMMLGRYMGIHILQERTIS